In Jejubacter calystegiae, the following are encoded in one genomic region:
- a CDS encoding fimbria/pilus outer membrane usher protein, producing the protein MAVAEYKKISSMLLGILFASGMTTQALAKAQFNPALLERQGSDRPRVDLSAFEEDAQQPGIYHVDVVVNRQDQETRDIAFMLKADTDGKKRLWPCLSEDDLIRYGVRVDGFPSLNAAAKCVDLNAIPDADAQLIFSEQRLILSIPQAAMTNQARGYVPPEKWDEGISAFWLNYSFSGANYYAKKPGARDSDNQYLNVRPSLNIGPWRLRNYTTWSRSSHGDSHWDTIYTFLQRDIVALKSQLTLGESSSPSDIYDSVSFRGVQLASDDEMLPDSLKGYAPVVRGIARTNAQVIIRQNGYIIYQSYVAPGAFTISDMYPTGGSGDLYITIKEADGTEQHMVVPFASVPVLQREGRMKYSLTSGTYRSYQNNNSEHTFFTQGTGIWGLPYGFTIYGGTQLSSRYQSVVGGLGKNLGMLGALSLDMTQSWGKPKDEGRQQGQSWRVRYSKNFVDTGTNFAIAGYRYSTRGFYTLNEVMDSWYNSDEDYGLWQERRRNRAEMTLSQNLWQGAGALTFSLIGEDYWNNSRQMRSVSVGYNNSWEGISYSVNYSYNRNSYKQDIGFDEHSGRVYDKDQILAFSINIPLERWLSNTWASYSINTQRHGDTSQTVGLNGTALADNNLNWSVQESRTNHGEGSGGNLNADYQATYGEVNAGYAWDKNSRRVSYGIKGAAMLHEDGITLSQPLGETVALVKAPGVSSTRVINQTGVKTDFRGYTVVPYMSAYRRNEIALDPETLADNVELEQTTRSVVPTRGAVVRADFSGRVGQRVMVKLTRPNGLPVPFGATVTPEGEGSSYSSIVGDDGEVYLSGLQESGTLGVSWGNTADSQCRASYRITSDGSPGLQKVAAECR; encoded by the coding sequence CATCCTTTTTGCGTCCGGCATGACCACGCAGGCCCTGGCCAAAGCGCAATTTAACCCCGCGCTGCTGGAGCGCCAGGGAAGCGATCGTCCCCGGGTAGATCTGTCGGCGTTCGAAGAGGATGCCCAACAGCCTGGCATCTACCATGTCGATGTGGTGGTCAACCGTCAGGATCAAGAAACGCGCGATATAGCCTTTATGCTGAAAGCGGACACCGACGGCAAAAAACGTCTGTGGCCCTGCCTGAGTGAGGACGATCTGATTCGCTACGGCGTGCGGGTAGATGGATTTCCGTCCCTGAACGCCGCAGCGAAATGCGTGGATCTGAACGCCATTCCGGATGCCGACGCGCAGTTGATCTTCAGCGAACAGCGACTGATTCTGAGCATCCCACAGGCGGCCATGACCAATCAGGCGCGCGGCTACGTGCCACCAGAAAAATGGGACGAGGGAATCAGCGCATTCTGGCTGAATTACAGCTTCAGCGGCGCAAATTATTACGCCAAAAAGCCTGGCGCGCGCGATAGTGACAACCAGTATTTAAACGTTCGTCCCTCGCTGAATATTGGCCCCTGGCGTCTGCGTAACTACACGACCTGGAGCCGTAGCAGCCATGGCGATTCGCACTGGGATACGATTTATACCTTCCTGCAACGCGACATCGTAGCGCTGAAGAGCCAGCTTACCCTTGGGGAAAGCAGTTCGCCTTCGGATATCTACGATAGCGTCTCGTTTCGCGGCGTACAGCTGGCTTCAGATGACGAAATGCTGCCTGATAGCCTGAAAGGTTATGCTCCGGTAGTACGCGGCATTGCCCGCACCAACGCACAGGTTATTATCCGGCAGAACGGCTACATCATTTATCAGAGCTATGTGGCGCCTGGCGCCTTTACGATCTCCGATATGTATCCGACCGGCGGCAGCGGCGATCTCTACATCACCATTAAGGAAGCCGACGGCACCGAACAGCACATGGTAGTGCCCTTCGCGTCGGTTCCTGTGCTGCAGCGCGAAGGGCGTATGAAATACAGCCTGACCAGCGGGACCTACCGCTCATACCAGAACAATAACTCGGAGCATACCTTCTTTACCCAGGGAACAGGAATTTGGGGGCTGCCCTACGGCTTCACGATCTACGGCGGAACCCAGCTCTCATCGCGCTATCAGTCGGTGGTTGGCGGGCTGGGGAAAAACCTGGGAATGCTGGGTGCCCTCTCCCTGGACATGACGCAGTCATGGGGAAAGCCAAAGGATGAAGGACGCCAGCAGGGACAGTCATGGCGCGTACGCTACAGCAAGAATTTCGTCGATACCGGAACCAACTTCGCTATTGCGGGCTATCGCTACTCAACCCGCGGTTTTTACACCCTGAATGAGGTCATGGATTCCTGGTACAACAGCGACGAAGACTACGGGCTGTGGCAGGAGCGCCGCCGCAACCGCGCGGAAATGACGCTCAGCCAGAATCTGTGGCAGGGTGCAGGCGCGCTAACATTCAGCCTGATCGGCGAAGATTACTGGAACAATAGCCGCCAGATGCGTTCCGTTTCCGTTGGTTACAACAATAGCTGGGAAGGAATCAGCTATAGCGTTAACTATAGCTATAACCGCAACTCATATAAGCAGGATATCGGTTTCGACGAACACAGTGGCAGGGTTTACGACAAGGACCAGATCCTGGCTTTCAGCATCAATATTCCGCTGGAACGCTGGTTGAGCAATACCTGGGCCAGCTACAGCATCAATACCCAGCGTCATGGGGATACCTCTCAGACGGTCGGCCTGAACGGCACGGCCCTGGCGGATAACAATCTGAACTGGAGCGTTCAGGAGTCCCGGACAAATCACGGCGAAGGAAGCGGCGGTAACCTGAATGCCGATTATCAGGCGACCTACGGCGAAGTGAACGCCGGATACGCCTGGGATAAAAACAGCCGACGCGTCAGCTATGGCATTAAAGGCGCAGCTATGCTGCACGAAGATGGCATCACTCTGAGCCAACCGCTGGGCGAAACCGTTGCGCTCGTGAAAGCGCCAGGTGTAAGCAGTACCCGGGTCATCAACCAGACCGGCGTGAAAACCGACTTCCGCGGATACACCGTCGTGCCCTATATGAGCGCCTATCGCCGTAACGAAATCGCGCTCGATCCGGAAACGCTGGCGGACAACGTCGAACTGGAACAGACCACCCGTAGCGTAGTGCCAACGCGCGGCGCCGTCGTCAGGGCCGACTTTTCCGGACGCGTCGGACAGCGGGTGATGGTGAAGTTGACGCGACCGAATGGCTTGCCCGTTCCCTTTGGGGCAACCGTGACGCCGGAAGGGGAAGGCTCCTCTTACAGCAGTATCGTCGGCGATGACGGCGAGGTTTATCTGAGCGGATTACAGGAAAGCGGAACGCTGGGAGTGTCCTGGGGCAATACGGCGGATAGCCAGTGCCGGGCCAGCTACCGTATCACCAGTGACGGCTCTCCGGGACTTCAGAAAGTGGCGGCGGAATGTCGGTAA
- a CDS encoding fimbrial protein: MLNIRTLSLLLTPLLFASAKVFAGCTFVASPETVRVVLPNLAVDPNIPIGGVIGGKTLSVARLLTLNCTGSTTYRSSLLGSWATPSATVPGVYETGLPGIGVKVSDFVLPDRSMPVTNAALSPNQTLGLSGSDIQLLFYRTGEIEPGNFPTGLVARFTLPGPSGSATNILSLQVTAGGARIKSCYAKSPSFTVPLGRHQRTEFNGPGSTSDMVAFNVELTCQGDNMPVKVSFSASGGSASPEPGVIPLDGSEGSANGVAVKVVRESGAALQFDTEETYHTGAETSITIPLRAGYIQTAPTITPGIANTAMTFTITQN, from the coding sequence ATGTTAAACATCCGAACGCTGAGTTTACTGCTAACACCTCTTTTATTTGCTTCCGCGAAGGTGTTTGCCGGCTGTACTTTTGTAGCCTCTCCGGAAACGGTACGGGTGGTGCTCCCTAATCTTGCAGTGGATCCCAATATTCCCATCGGCGGAGTTATTGGAGGAAAAACCCTGAGCGTCGCAAGGTTGCTGACCCTGAACTGTACGGGTAGTACAACGTATCGTTCCTCCCTTCTGGGAAGCTGGGCGACACCAAGCGCCACGGTGCCGGGCGTGTATGAAACAGGATTGCCTGGCATTGGGGTAAAGGTTTCCGACTTTGTGCTACCCGATCGTTCCATGCCGGTGACCAATGCGGCCCTATCCCCTAATCAAACTCTGGGATTAAGCGGTTCCGACATTCAGCTACTGTTTTACCGTACCGGCGAAATTGAACCGGGCAACTTCCCTACCGGCCTGGTGGCCCGTTTCACCCTGCCGGGACCGTCCGGCAGCGCCACTAATATCCTGTCGCTTCAGGTCACCGCCGGCGGCGCCAGGATCAAGAGTTGCTACGCGAAATCGCCCAGCTTTACCGTACCGCTGGGCAGACACCAGCGTACGGAGTTTAACGGCCCGGGCAGTACCAGCGATATGGTGGCCTTTAACGTCGAATTGACCTGCCAGGGAGACAACATGCCCGTGAAAGTCTCCTTTAGCGCCAGCGGCGGATCGGCCTCACCCGAACCAGGCGTTATTCCGCTGGACGGTAGCGAAGGCTCGGCCAACGGCGTAGCGGTCAAAGTCGTCAGAGAAAGCGGCGCAGCCCTGCAGTTTGATACGGAAGAGACATATCACACTGGCGCTGAAACCAGCATTACGATTCCATTACGCGCCGGTTATATACAAACTGCGCCAACGATAACGCCAGGAATCGCCAATACGGCAATGACTTTTACTATTACGCAAAATTAA
- a CDS encoding colicin V synthesis protein, whose translation MRELTTIEIDEVAGAYGNGFFSDIGEAIKSAVVGGVAAGFAGAIIGGKHGGDGGGVLGFGAIGQGVGMVAGGLIGLTGGVVASAAVGWDTTWQVVGEVAKGFANGTLVP comes from the coding sequence ATGAGAGAATTAACCACTATTGAAATTGATGAAGTTGCAGGCGCATATGGCAATGGCTTCTTTTCCGACATCGGCGAAGCAATTAAAAGCGCTGTTGTTGGCGGAGTTGCCGCGGGTTTTGCCGGCGCCATCATCGGCGGCAAGCACGGTGGTGACGGCGGCGGTGTCCTGGGCTTCGGCGCTATCGGCCAGGGTGTTGGTATGGTCGCAGGCGGTTTGATCGGCCTGACCGGCGGGGTTGTCGCCTCTGCCGCCGTGGGCTGGGACACCACCTGGCAGGTTGTTGGCGAAGTCGCCAAAGGCTTCGCCAACGGGACTCTCGTTCCCTGA
- a CDS encoding HlyD family secretion protein: protein MSNPGIFRLQVINRQKAEWRGRALLTNGLPPWLIALLSILFMALLLYFLFFFDYTRRIEVSGEVITFPHAINIYSPQQGYISKVFVKQGDSVKSGDPIYSINVSRQTTSGNVSEETLTVLKKQIANIDQIIEKLNSNKKETLSNLQEQLTNYQQNHDKTTRLITSVKDGVAKMREGMTSYEGYRKRGLITTDQLNNQRFMFYQQQSNLQSLNSQAIQETLQISQLRSQILTRAAEFDNNITQNIYQRNELQRKLIESDAGATIIIFSQGAGRVESLSVTPGQMVNSGSSLAQIQPQEKTHYYMVLWIPDSSLPYVKIKDTVNIRYSAFPSEKFGQFPGVIKSIAYIPASREEMTGYGSAPKESAGSASNYYKVLVDLKDTDISDKGQKMHLSGGLQAKTIVFLDTRKLYQWMFMPFYEVKHSVTGRVANE, encoded by the coding sequence ATGAGCAATCCTGGTATCTTCCGCTTACAAGTAATTAATCGTCAGAAGGCTGAATGGAGAGGAAGGGCACTATTAACTAACGGACTTCCACCGTGGTTAATTGCGCTACTGAGCATCCTGTTTATGGCCCTGTTACTCTATTTCCTGTTTTTTTTCGACTATACGCGCCGGATTGAGGTTAGCGGAGAGGTGATTACCTTCCCGCACGCCATAAATATCTATTCTCCGCAGCAGGGATACATTAGTAAGGTTTTCGTTAAACAGGGCGACAGCGTAAAATCTGGCGATCCTATCTACAGTATTAATGTCTCCAGGCAAACCACTTCAGGTAATGTAAGCGAGGAAACACTCACGGTGCTCAAAAAGCAAATAGCCAACATCGATCAAATTATCGAAAAGCTAAATAGTAATAAAAAAGAAACTCTCAGTAACTTGCAGGAACAGCTCACTAATTATCAGCAGAACCATGACAAAACCACCCGCCTTATCACCAGCGTCAAAGATGGCGTAGCGAAAATGCGTGAAGGCATGACCAGTTATGAGGGATATCGCAAACGGGGGTTAATTACCACCGATCAGCTAAATAATCAGCGCTTCATGTTTTATCAGCAGCAGAGTAATCTGCAATCGCTCAACAGCCAGGCAATTCAGGAAACGCTACAGATTTCCCAGCTACGCAGCCAGATACTCACCCGTGCGGCAGAATTTGACAATAACATTACGCAGAATATCTATCAGCGTAATGAGCTCCAGCGTAAGTTAATCGAGTCCGATGCCGGAGCGACCATTATCATTTTTTCTCAGGGAGCCGGACGGGTCGAGTCGCTCAGCGTCACGCCCGGACAGATGGTCAATAGTGGCAGCTCTCTGGCACAGATCCAGCCGCAGGAAAAAACGCACTACTACATGGTGCTGTGGATACCTGACAGCAGCCTGCCCTACGTTAAAATAAAAGATACCGTCAATATTCGTTATTCCGCCTTTCCATCAGAAAAGTTCGGCCAGTTTCCCGGCGTAATTAAATCCATTGCCTATATCCCGGCTTCCCGGGAGGAGATGACAGGCTACGGAAGCGCCCCAAAAGAGAGCGCAGGTAGCGCCAGCAATTACTACAAAGTGCTGGTCGACCTGAAAGACACCGATATCAGCGACAAGGGCCAGAAGATGCATTTATCGGGTGGCTTACAGGCAAAGACCATCGTTTTTCTGGATACGCGTAAATTATATCAATGGATGTTTATGCCGTTTTATGAAGTCAAGCATAGCGTGACAGGGCGGGTTGCAAATGAATAA
- a CDS encoding peptidase domain-containing ABC transporter — protein sequence MNKEILDYLRKKINFGLTRKVPQILQIESSECGLACLAMICGYHGLDIDMLNLRHHFSVSSQGTTLKGLIRTASAIGLKSRSLSLDLDEVNKLKLPCVLHWDMNHFVVLVGHHRAGWVIHDPALGKRVIGVKELSEHFTGVAVEFWPENHFEKGSYKTRVKLLDLMRNVEGLKGALVKIAALSIVIEAINLLLPVGMQLVTDHVIMAHDRSLLMVICCGLLLFMLFRTFMGMIRSWISLVISTFIDVQWKNSLFDHMIKLPLSFFEKRQVGDIQSRFSSLDVIRRTFTQDVVGGLMDAIVSLGLVVMMALYGGWLTWVVGGFTACYALLRLSTYNVYRRISEEQIVKSARAGSHFMETLYGIGTIKALGLNANRSGGWLNLNIDAANTGVRQTRFDMFFSGINIFINTIDQVAILWIGALMVIDNSMTLGMFMAFNAYRGQFSQRAGSLVDLAIKLRMLSLHNERISDIVFTEPEKENAPRRPFAPGVPVRLELKNLTFQYDPLTPPIFSEFNLAVKPGESVAIVGASGKGKSTLMKVMCGLLSPNEGEVLVEGININNMGLNNYREAISCVLQEDKLFSGSIADNIAGFDSNIDMKLVTTCALYANLHNEIMKMSMGYETLVGELGTGLSGGQKQRLLIARALYRRPSVLFMDEATSHLDLDNEAFINKSISELKITRIIIAHRPSTIASADRIVPL from the coding sequence ATGAATAAAGAAATACTGGATTACCTCAGAAAAAAAATTAACTTTGGCCTGACCCGAAAAGTCCCACAAATATTACAGATTGAATCCAGTGAATGCGGGCTTGCCTGCCTGGCCATGATATGCGGTTATCACGGCCTGGATATAGATATGCTGAACCTGCGTCATCACTTTTCAGTCTCTTCCCAGGGAACGACGCTTAAAGGGCTAATTCGTACCGCCTCGGCTATAGGATTGAAAAGCCGCTCGCTGTCCCTCGATCTGGACGAAGTGAATAAGCTTAAGCTCCCCTGCGTTCTGCACTGGGATATGAATCACTTCGTTGTGCTTGTCGGCCATCATCGGGCTGGCTGGGTTATCCACGATCCGGCATTGGGCAAACGCGTTATCGGTGTTAAAGAACTTTCTGAACACTTTACCGGCGTAGCTGTAGAGTTCTGGCCCGAAAACCACTTCGAAAAAGGCAGCTATAAAACCCGCGTCAAATTGCTGGATCTGATGCGCAATGTCGAAGGGCTGAAAGGCGCATTAGTCAAAATCGCCGCCCTTTCCATCGTGATTGAAGCCATTAACCTTCTACTTCCTGTCGGTATGCAGTTGGTGACGGACCACGTCATCATGGCTCATGACCGTAGCCTACTGATGGTCATTTGCTGCGGGCTGCTGCTGTTTATGCTCTTTCGCACCTTTATGGGCATGATTCGTTCGTGGATAAGTCTGGTCATCTCGACGTTTATCGATGTTCAGTGGAAGAATTCCCTGTTCGACCACATGATCAAGCTACCGCTCTCTTTCTTCGAAAAACGCCAGGTCGGCGATATCCAGTCCCGTTTCTCTTCCCTGGACGTGATACGACGTACCTTTACCCAGGACGTCGTCGGCGGACTGATGGATGCCATCGTCTCCCTGGGTCTGGTAGTGATGATGGCGCTGTACGGTGGGTGGCTGACGTGGGTTGTTGGGGGGTTCACGGCATGTTATGCACTACTGCGACTGAGTACCTATAACGTTTACCGCCGCATTTCCGAAGAGCAGATTGTAAAAAGCGCCCGGGCTGGCTCGCATTTTATGGAGACGCTGTACGGTATAGGCACCATAAAAGCGCTGGGACTCAACGCCAACCGATCGGGAGGATGGCTAAATCTGAATATCGATGCGGCAAACACCGGCGTGCGCCAGACCCGCTTCGATATGTTTTTTTCCGGCATTAATATTTTTATCAACACCATCGATCAGGTCGCGATTCTCTGGATAGGTGCCCTTATGGTGATAGATAACTCTATGACGCTTGGGATGTTTATGGCGTTTAACGCCTATCGCGGGCAGTTTTCTCAGCGGGCGGGAAGCCTGGTCGATTTGGCGATTAAGCTACGTATGTTATCGCTCCACAATGAGAGGATCTCTGACATTGTCTTTACCGAGCCGGAAAAAGAGAATGCGCCACGCCGCCCTTTTGCCCCCGGCGTTCCCGTCAGGCTGGAGCTAAAAAACCTGACCTTTCAATACGATCCCTTAACCCCCCCCATCTTCAGCGAATTCAACCTCGCAGTAAAACCGGGTGAAAGCGTGGCGATTGTCGGCGCTTCCGGCAAAGGGAAAAGCACACTGATGAAAGTGATGTGCGGCCTGCTTTCCCCCAATGAAGGCGAAGTTCTGGTCGAAGGCATCAACATTAATAATATGGGGCTGAATAATTACCGGGAGGCGATCTCCTGTGTATTACAGGAAGATAAGCTGTTCTCAGGCTCCATCGCTGACAATATTGCCGGATTCGACAGCAATATCGATATGAAGCTGGTGACCACCTGCGCCCTGTATGCCAATCTTCATAATGAAATCATGAAGATGTCTATGGGCTATGAAACACTGGTGGGCGAACTGGGAACCGGGCTTTCCGGCGGTCAGAAACAGCGCCTGCTGATTGCCAGAGCGCTCTATCGTCGTCCGTCGGTGCTATTTATGGATGAAGCGACCAGCCATCTGGATCTGGACAATGAAGCCTTTATTAATAAGTCCATTTCCGAGCTCAAAATCACCCGTAT